A single region of the Drosophila takahashii strain IR98-3 E-12201 chromosome 2R, DtakHiC1v2, whole genome shotgun sequence genome encodes:
- the Trpm gene encoding transient receptor potential cation channel trpm isoform X9 gives MLKQKRLAKQKPKAKPIPWGLKKICWGLINITVPRHQPRSWIETNFQKRECIKFIPCPRDDTKCCCGQAQITHQTIPGIESGSPGDLWLPTKHTRPQPTDAYGTIEFQGGAHPTKAQYVRLSFDTRPELLVQLFTKEWNLELPKLLITVQGGKANFDLQAKLKKEIRKGLLKAAKTTGAWIFTGGTNTGVTKQVGDALLLEGQQRTGRVVSIGIAPWGIVERNHELLGHNREVPCHSISSPRSKLAVLNNRHAYFLLVDNGTQAKYGAELILRRKLEKFISNLKLHPFTHSSTPVVCLVIEGGTNTIRAVLEYVTDSPPVPVVVCDGSGRAADLLAFVHKYASDGEEQPVLESMRDYLIGTIQKTFEVGLDQSEKLYQELLQCTRNKNLITVFRIQEKPEGEAQELDQTILTALFKSQHLSPPEQLSLALTWNRVDIARSEIFVYGQEWPNGALDEAMMQALEHDRIDFVKLLLENGVSMKKFLTIPRLEELYNTKHGPANTLGYILRDVRPHIPKGYIYTLHDIGLVINKLMGGAYRSYYTRRKFRPIYAKVMNSYANACRKSSTYQYQRYAGANSLSLVTGLLPFTSEMALFEFPFNELLIWAVLTKRQQMALLMWTHGEEALAKSLVSCKLYKAMAHEAAEDDLDTEIYEELRSYAKEFESKGNKLLDFSYRQDAEKAQRLLTCELHSWSNQSCLSLAVAANHRALLAHPCSQVILADLWMGGLRTRKNTNFKVILGLAMPFYIRQLDFKSKEELQQMPQTEEEHLENQNLDNDDSDRSQPDAEALLADTYSVRDTKVHENGKVSLTDSDPAQFREFFNLSEYNEVKQHQPLRLKKKFYEFYTAPITKFWADSIAYMFFLIMFSFTVLVKMEQMPRWQEWYSIAYITTLGFEKIREIISSEPVAITHKFSVWAWNMWNPCDGAAIILFVIGLAFRFRETTMDIGRVIYCVDSIYWYLRILNILGVNKYLGPLVTMMGKMVKNMIYFVVLLAVVLMSFGVSRQAILYPNKQPTWSLIKEVIAGSITAPGFLGALGHNTRSSYHRGYHTMGAPPATTAAASTTTTTSSTVPAATSTAPPIHNEHSNLTSSNLTNVTFQPYFMLYGEVFAGDIDPPCGEDPSQPGCVTGHWVTPITMSMYLLIANILLINLLIAVFNNIFNEVNSVSHQVWMFQRFTVVMEYQQKPVLPPPFIALCHFYSLLKYCVRKAKGLEVQRDNGLKLFLEKDDLERLYDFEEECVEGFFHEQEIILNQSTDERVKNTTERVETMSQKIEDINQKENIQTATVQNIEFRLRKMEESSEQILSHLAVIHRFMSTHTAGTDDLRGSTINIPGEMQRMRTISISDTEAGPGGPGGNGGGGGGGGGGGAIVPLGLGAGLNLNSLQVTTRRRFNRSLTEVRPDAYIFDEGTHFEVVPLPEEPDEVVKSREALNEQVVRKASMQSETDSDIYLPLSQRPSTCETVKRTPYVTVRQDTGASTESKDTLTPMGNNDDDQTLVGGDNSDDAAPDINFEAARHRALRQRTVSLCRRNSETYSLTGADMNRSHISLNQLASLSRRQMSLTQSEPDSDKDAPAGQGSGSAHPGKSVLHAKPSRNILLKLHSEYTSITDELESVCHMIASPTVSLPSNKASLDRPKTEMSRAEAAALLEKKHLKECEENDYKILEGLIESRGSIDASAQGFEIGVSIDYSHRYPLRRETAVELSPSKPSVDGDLMGGGVGGGGAGGGDSSDTSGAGSCGAMVVVSSGFQLKNERPWQRNSSMEQQTYPSPLVPTRATSDFLNAPYEATGRLFKKSSESLQKNSSTETDYSAHPYRFIKQSSNETNTSLTGSYNVDTPSLTAEPSLDAGDSHSATGISISVGAVGGAATARYQPIRTASVGAADGRRLREESSSSLDLSASGPVTMQAAPAPPARPMQLKKQFSVDQGKPSQPAVGEAVPQTPEAAAQAGQAKLVSTLKPQPFASKLGMNVLKESSSSTEESIGSSAKSSNPALSIPQISTHLVQDEIAKLSSNIKSSTDSEKDPPFNETMC, from the exons ATGCTGCTGTGGCCAGGCCCAGATCACGCATCAGACGATACCGGGCATCGAGAGTGGGTCGCCCGGAGACCTCTGGCTGCCCACGAAGCACACCCGCCCGCAGCCCACAGATGCCTATGGAACCATCGAGTTCCAGGGCGGCGCCCACCCCACAAAGGCACAG TACGTTCGCCTGTCGTTCGACACGCGGCCCGAGCTGCTGGTGCAGCTATTCACCAAGGAATGGAATCTGGAATTGCCAAAACTTTTGATCACCGTGCAGGGCGGCAAGGCCAACTTTGATTTGCAGGCCAAGCTGAAAAAG GAGATACGCAAAGGACTGCTGAAGGCGGCCAAGACCACGGGAGCCTGGATATTCACCGGCGGCACAAACACCG GCGTCACCAAGCAAGTGGGCGACGCCCTGCTCCTGGAGGGTCAGCAGCGGACAGGACGAGTGGTCAGCATCGGCATCGCTCCCTGGGGCATCGTGGAGCGCAATCACGAGCTGCTGGGCCACAACCGCGAGGTGCCCTGCCACAGCATTAGTTCGCCCAG ATCCAAGCTGGCCGTGCTGAACAATCGCCATGCCTACTTTCTCCTGGTGGACAATGGAACGCAGGCCAAGTACGGCGCCGAATTGATACTGCGTCGCAAGCTGGAGAAGTTCATATCCAACCTGAAGCTACACCCAT TCACACATTCCAGTACGCCCGTCGTCTGCCTGGTGATCGAGGGCGGCACCAACACGATACGTGCGGTGCTCGAGTACGTGACGGATTCGCCGCCGGTTCCGGTGGTCGTATGTGACGGATCCGGGCGTGCCGCCGACCTTTTGGCCTTCGTCCACAA ATATGCCTCGGATGGGGAGGAGCAGCCGGTACTGGAGTCCATGCGGGACTACCTCATCGGGACCATACAGAAGACCTTCGAAGTGGGCCTGGACCAATCCGAGAAACTCTACCAGGAGCTGCTACAGTGCACAAGGAACAAGAATCTG ATTACCGTCTTTCGCATACAGGAAAAGCCCGAGGGCGAGGCGCAGGAGCTGGATCAGACCATCTTAACGGCCCTCTTCAAGTCGCAGCATCTCAGTCCGCCGGAGCAATTGAGTCTTGCCCTGACGTGGAATCGGGTGGACATAGCGCGCAGCGAGATATTCGTCTACGGCCAGGAATGGCCCAATG GCGCCCTGGACGAGGCCATGATGCAGGCTCTGGAGCACGATAGAATCGATTTTGTCAAATTACTCCTCGAGAATGGCGTTTCGATGAAGAAATTTCTAACAATACCGCGCCTCGAGGAGCTCTACAATACCAAACACGGTCCGGCCAACACGCTGGG ATACATCCTGCGCGATGTCCGACCGCACATACCCAAGGGCTACATTTACACGCTCCACGACATCGGCCTGGTGATCAATAAACTAATGGGCGGCGCATATCG ATCCTATTACACGCGCCGCAAGTTCCGGCCCATCTACGCCAAGGTTATGAATAGCTATGCAAACGCCTGCCGCAAGTCATCCACCTACCAGTACCAGCGATATGCCGGAGCCAATTCGCTGAGCCTGGTCACCGGCCTGCTGCCCTTCACCTCGGAAATGGCCCTCTTCGAGTTCCCCTTCAACGAGCTGCTG ATCTGGGCCGTGCTGACCAAGCGACAACAGATGGCGCTGCTGATGTGGACGCACGGCGAGGAGGCGCTGGCCAAGTCGCTTGTGTCCTGCAAACTATACAAGGCCATGGCCCACGAGGCGGCCGAGGACGACCTGGACACGGAAATCTACGAGGAGCTGCGCTCCTATGCCAAGGAGTTCGAGAGCAAAG GCAACAAGTTGCTGGACTTTAGTTACCGGCAGGATGCGGAAAAGGCTCAAAGGCTGCTCACCTGTGAGCTGCACTCCTGGTCGAATCAGAGCTGCCTTTCCCTGGCTGTGGCGGCCAACCATCGTGCCCTGCTAGCTCATCCGTGCAGCCAGGTGATCCTGGCGGATCTCTGGATGGGTGGCCTGCGAACCCGCAAGAATACCAACTTTAAG GTCATCTTGGGTCTGgcgatgcccttctacatcaGGCAGCTGGACTTCAAGTCGAaggaggagctgcagcagATGCCGCAGACTGAGGAGGAGCATCTGGAGAACCAGAATCTGGACAATGACGACTCGGATCGATCGCAGCCGGATGCCGAG GCTCTATTGGCGGATACTTACTCAGTGCGCGATACAAAAGTACACGAAAATGGCAAA GTCTCGCTCACCGACTCGGATCCCGCCCAATTCAGGGAGTTCTTCAATCTCTCCGAGTACAATGAGGTGAAACAGCACCAGCCGCTGCGCCTGAAGAAGAAGTTCTACGAGTTCTACACGGCGCCCATAACCAAGTTCTGGGCCGATTCG ATTGCCTACATGTTCTTTCTCATAATGTTCTCCTTCACTGTGCTGGTGAAGATGGAGCAGATGCCGCGGTGGCAGGAGTGGTACTCAATAGCATATATCACAACGCTGGGCTTTGAAAAGATACGCGAAATAATATCCTCCGAACCGGTGGCCATTAC GCATAAATTCTCGGTGTGGGCGTGGAATATGTGGAATCCGTGCGACGGCGCCGCCATAATACTCTTCGTCATCGGCCTGGCATTTCGGTTCCGGGAGACCACCATGGACATTGGAAGGGTCATCTACTGCGTGGACAGCATCTACTGGTACCTGCGCATCCTGAACATCCTTGGTGTGAATAAATATCTGG GACCTTTGGTAACCATGATGGGCAAAATGGTGAAGAACATGATATACTTCGTGGTCCTGTTGGCCGTCGTTTTGATGAGTTTCGGGGTCAGCAGACAGGCGATTCTGTACCCCAACAAACAGCCCACCTGGAGTCTTATCAAGGAG GTTATTGCCGGCTCGATAACGGCACCCGGATTTCTAGGTGCCCTGGGGCATAATACCCGCTCCAGCTATCATCGTGGCTATCATACGATGGGTGCACCACCTGCGACCACCGCTGCagccagcaccaccaccaccaccagctcCACGGTTCCGGCGGCAACATCTACAGCTCCACCCATCCACAATGAGCATTCGAATTTGACGAGCAGCAACTTGACAAAT GTCACCTTCCAGCCCTACTTCATGCTGTACGGAGAGGTGTTCGCCGGCGATATCGACCCTCCCTGCGGCGAGGATCCCAGCCAGCCGGGCTGCGTCACTG GGCACTGGGTAACGCCGATAACCATGTCCATGTACCTCTTGATTGCCAATATTCTGCTGATAAATCTGCTCATCGCCGTGTTCAACAACATCTTCAACGAGGTCAACTCGGTTTCGCATCAG GTGTGGATGTTCCAGCGGTTCACCGTGGTGATGGAGTACCAACAGAAGCCCGTCCTGCCGCCGCCCTTCATCGCGCTGTGCCACTTCTACTCGCTGCTCAAGTACTGTGTGCGAAAGGCGAAAG GATTGGAGGTGCAGCGGGACAACGGTCTCAAGCTGTTCCTCGAGAAGGACGACCTGGAGCGGCTGTACGACTTCGAGGAGGAGTGCGTCGAGGGCTTCTTTCATGAGCAGGAAATCATCCTCAATCAGTCGACGGACGAGCGGGTGAAGAACACCACGGAGCGAGTGGAGACCATGTCCCAGAAAATCGAGGACATCAATCAGAAGGAGAACATACAAACGGCCACCGTTCAG AACATCGAGTTCCGCCTGCGGAAGATGGAGGAGTCCTCGGAGCAGATACTCTCCCATTTGGCCGTTATACATCGCTTCATGTCGACACACACCGCCGGCACGGATGATTTGCGCGGCTCGACGATAAACATTCCGGGGGAGATGCAGCGCATGCGCACCATCTCGATTTCGGACACGGAGGCTGGACCGGGAGGACCGGGCGGAAATGGTGGCggaggcggtggtggtggcggcggaggagccATCGTTCCACTTGGCCTGGGCGCCGGACTGAATTTAAATTCGCTGCAG GTGACCACCCGGCGCCGCTTCAATCGTTCGCTGACCGAAGTCCGGCCGGATGCGTACATCTTCGACGAGGGCACGCACTTTGAGGTGGTGCCGCTGCCGGAGGAGCCGGACGAGGTGGTCAAGTCCCGGGAGGCGCTCAACGAGCAGGTGGTCCGCAAGGCGTCCATGCAATCGGAGACGGACTCGGACATCTACCTGCCCCTCTCACAGCGACCCTCGACCTGTGAGACAGTGAAGCGGACGCCCTATGTGACGGTTCGCCAGGATACGGGTGCCAGCACCGAGAGCAAGGACACCCTCACACCGATGGGCAACAACGATGACGACCAGACGCTCGTGGGAGGCGACAATTCCGACGATGCGGCGCCAGACATCAACTTTGAGG CTGCCAGACACCGGGCCCTCCGACAGCGAACGGTCTCCCTGTGCCGCCGCAACTCGGAGACGTACTCTCTCACCGGAGCGGACATGAACCGGTCGCACATCAGCCTCAACCAGCTGGCCTCCTTGTCCCGCCGCCAGATGAGCCTCACGCAATCCGAACCGGACAGCGACAAGGATGCACCCGCAGGCCAGGGATCCGGATCCGCACATCCCG GTAAATCAGTATTGCATGCGAAACCCTCCAGAAATATCTTGCTGAAACTGCACAGCGAGTATACCTCGATCACGGACGAGCTGGAGAGCGTCTGCCACATGATAGCATCGCCCACGGTCTCGCTGCCGAGCAACAAAG CTTCATTGGACCGCCCCAAAACCGAAATGTCGCGGGCCGAGGCTGCGGCCTTGCTGGAGAAGAAGCACCTGAAGGAGTGCGAGGAGAACGACTATAAGATACTGGAGGGACTGATTGAGTCACGCGGCTCCATCGATGCCAGCGCCCAGGGATTTGAG ATCGGCGTATCCATAGACTACAGCCATCGCTATCCGCTGCGACGCGAGACCGCCGTGGAGCTGTCGCCTTCGAAGCCCTCGGTCGACGGCGACCTGATGGGTGGCGGTGTCGGAGGTGGCGGCGCCGGCGGTGGCGATAGCAGCGACACCAGTGGAGCCGGTAGCTGCGGTGCCATGGTCGTCGTCTCGAGCGGCTTTCAGCTGAAGAACGAGCGCCCCTGGCAGCGCAACTCCTCGATGGAGCAGCAAACGTATCCCTCGCCCCTGGTGCCCACCCGGGCCACCAGTGACTTCCTCAATGCTCCGTACGAGGCTACCGGGCGGCTGTTCAAGAAGTCTAGCGAGAGTTTGCAGAAGAACTCCAGCACGGAGACGGACTACTCGGCCCATCCGTACCGCTTCATCAAGCAGAGTTCCAACGAGACGAACACCTCGCTGACGGGCTCCTACAACGTGGACACTCCCTCGCTGACGGCGGAGCCCTCGCTGGATGCCGGCGACTCGCACTCGGCGACGGGGATTAGCATCAGCGTTGGCGCTGTGGGCGGCGCTGCCACGGCACGTTACCAGCCCATCCGTACCGCCTCGGTGGGAGCTGCCGACGGCAGGCGTTTGCGGGAGGAGAGCTCCAGCTCGCTGGACCTCAGCGCCTCGGGGCCAGTGACGATGCAGGCAGCGCCGGCACCGCCAGCGCGTCCGATGCAGCTGAAGAAACAGTTTAGCGTCGACCAGGGCAAGCCGTCGCAGCCGGCGGTCGGTGAGGCAGTGCCTCAGACTCCGGAAGCCGCTGCCCAGGCTGGTCAGGCCAAACTGGTTTCCACACTCAAGCCGCAGCCCTTTGCCAGCAAGCTGGGCATGAATGTGCTGAAGGAGAGCAGCTCTAGCACAGAGGAGTCCATCGGGTCGTCCGCCAAGAGCAGCAATCCGGCCCTGTCCATACCACAGATTAGCACCCATCTGGTGCAGGACGAGATCGCCAAGCTGTCGTCGAACATCAAGAGCAGCACCGATTCGGAGAAAGACCCGCCGTTCAACGAGACAATGTGTTAG